In the genome of Triticum urartu cultivar G1812 chromosome 5, Tu2.1, whole genome shotgun sequence, one region contains:
- the LOC125509599 gene encoding uncharacterized protein LOC125509599 isoform X1 produces the protein MNGRARRPAAAHGAKAAPKSDRMMMQKDQRKAMPAKGPTAGAASRVHSRRERKLALQQDVDKLKKKLRHEENVHRALERAFTRPLGALPRLPPYLPSQTLALLAEVAVLEEEVVRLEEQVVNFRQGIYQEAIIFSSAKNAHLPGGGGEGCVPAQPMPSSPTPNAELSPTVRPSPNGKQTQTPRKPTPGQASQDEHSGVSGAGKENLSCSNTSTARNCRLPPSQKVAAKSRAPAAAAPEKRRAAPQQAISTAPDRKRAADAAGNDSEKAAAPDGSSAPNRLSEELLSCLLTIYSQMGSSSTAAPASGQDEEQQPLSPSVSGSSSEDAYPQDPYGILELGGRDVGPYRRLRVVDAASFDRDALAGNTLLARRLRALLRKLAAVDLEGLSHQQKLAFWINVYNSCMMNAFLEQGIPTTPHMLVAMMPKATVDVGGRTHSAMSIEHFILRLPYSVKHVSPDAEGTKGGDEAARAGAFGLEWPEPLVTFALSCGSWSSPAVRVYTAARVEEELEGAKRDYLQAAVGVSAPASLAIPKLLHWYLLDFAKDVDSLMDWVCVQLPPELQQGAMRAVAAADARRRIQVLPYEFRFRYLLAA, from the exons ATGAATGGCCGGGCTCGGAGGCCGGCGGCGGCGCACGGCGCGAAGGCCGCCCCGAAGAGCGACAGG ATGATGATGCAGAAGGACCAGCGGAAGGCCATGCCGGCCAAGGGGCCGACCGCCGGCGCGGCGAGCAGAGTCCACTCGAGGCGAGAGCGGAAGCTCGCGCTGCAGCAGGAT GTGGACAAGCTGAAGAAGAAGCTGCGGCACGAGGAGAACGTCCACCGTGCTCTGGAGCGGGCCTTCACCAGGCCGCTCGGCGCGCTGCCCCGCCTGCCCCCCTACCTGCCGTCTCAG ACGCTGGCTCTTCTGGCGGAGGTGGCCGTgctggaggaggaggtggtgcggctggaggagCAGGTGGTCAATTTCCGCCAAGGCATCTACCAGGAGGCCATCATCTTCTCCTCCGCCAAGAACGCGCACCtccccggcggcggcggcgagggatgCGTGCCGGCGCAGCCCATGCCGTCGAGCCCAACCCCAAATGCGGAGCTCTCTCCAACTGTTCGTCCGTCGCCGAACGGCAAGCAGACGCAGACGCCAAGAAAACCGACTCCCGGTCAGGCGAGCCAGGACGAGCACTCCGGCGTCTCCGGGGCCGGAAAGGAGAACCTGTCGTGCAGCAACACCTCGACGGCCAGAAACTGCCGCCTGCCGCCGTCGCAGAAGGTCGCCGCCAAATCCAGGGCGCCGGCGGCAGCGGCGCCAGAGAAACGCAGGGCTGCTCCTCAG CAGGCGATCAGTACGGCGCCTGACCGGAAAAGGGCCGCAGACGCTGCCGGCAATGACTCGGAGAAGGCGGCGGCCCCGGACGGGTCGAGCGCGCCCAACAGGCTGTCGGAGGAGCTGCTGAGCTGCCTGCTGACCATCTACTCGCAGATGGGCTCGTCGTCGACAGCAGCGCCGGCCAGCGGGCAAGACGAGGAGCAGCAGCCGCTGTCCCCGTCGGTGTCAGGATCGTCGTCGGAGGACGCGTACCCGCAGGACCCCTACGGCATCCTGGAGCTGGGCGGGCGGGACGTCGGGCCCTACCGGCGGCTGCGCGTGGTCGACGCGGCGTCCTTCGACCGCGACGCGCTGGCCGGCAACACGCTCCTCGCCCGGAGACTGAG GGCGTTGCTCCGGAAGCTGGCCGCGGTTGACCTGGAGGGGCTCTCGCACCAGCAGAAGCTGGCCTTCTGGATCAACGTCTACAACTCCTGCATGATGAAT GCATTCCTGGAGCAAGGGATACCTACCACGCCCCACATGCTCGTGGCCATGATGCCGAAG GCGACGGTAGATGTGGGCGGGCGCACGCACAGCGCCATGTCCATCGAGCACTTCATCCTGCGCCTGCCCTACAGCGTCAAGCAC GTGAGCCCTGACGCCGAGGGAACCAAGGGCGGCGACGAGGCGGCGCGCGCTGGCGCGTTCGGACTGGAGTGGCCGGAGCCGCTCGTCACCTTCGCGCTCTCCTGCGGCAGCTGGTCCTCCCCCGCC GTGAGGGTGTACACGgcggcgcgggtggaggaggagCTGGAGGGCGCGAAGCGGGACTACCTGCAGGCGGCGGTGGGGGTGTCGGCGCCGGCGAGCCTGGCCATCCCCAAGCTGCTGCACTGGTACCTGCTCGACTTCGCCAAGGACGTGGACTCGCTCATGGACTGGGTGTGCGTGCAGCTGCCTCCCGAGCTGCAGCAGGGCGCCAtgcgcgccgtcgccgccgccgacgcaCGCCGCCGCATCCAGGTGCTGCCCTACGAGTTCCGGTTCAGGTACCTCCTCGCCGCGTGA
- the LOC125509599 gene encoding uncharacterized protein LOC125509599 isoform X2 has product MNGRARRPAAAHGAKAAPKSDRMMMQKDQRKAMPAKGPTAGAASRVHSRRERKLALQQDVDKLKKKLRHEENVHRALERAFTRPLGALPRLPPYLPSQTLALLAEVAVLEEEVVRLEEQVVNFRQGIYQEAIIFSSAKNAHLPGGGGEGCVPAQPMPSSPTPNAELSPTVRPSPNGKQTQTPRKPTPGQASQDEHSGVSGAGKENLSCSNTSTARNCRLPPSQKVAAKSRAPAAAAPEKRRAAPQAISTAPDRKRAADAAGNDSEKAAAPDGSSAPNRLSEELLSCLLTIYSQMGSSSTAAPASGQDEEQQPLSPSVSGSSSEDAYPQDPYGILELGGRDVGPYRRLRVVDAASFDRDALAGNTLLARRLRALLRKLAAVDLEGLSHQQKLAFWINVYNSCMMNAFLEQGIPTTPHMLVAMMPKATVDVGGRTHSAMSIEHFILRLPYSVKHVSPDAEGTKGGDEAARAGAFGLEWPEPLVTFALSCGSWSSPAVRVYTAARVEEELEGAKRDYLQAAVGVSAPASLAIPKLLHWYLLDFAKDVDSLMDWVCVQLPPELQQGAMRAVAAADARRRIQVLPYEFRFRYLLAA; this is encoded by the exons ATGAATGGCCGGGCTCGGAGGCCGGCGGCGGCGCACGGCGCGAAGGCCGCCCCGAAGAGCGACAGG ATGATGATGCAGAAGGACCAGCGGAAGGCCATGCCGGCCAAGGGGCCGACCGCCGGCGCGGCGAGCAGAGTCCACTCGAGGCGAGAGCGGAAGCTCGCGCTGCAGCAGGAT GTGGACAAGCTGAAGAAGAAGCTGCGGCACGAGGAGAACGTCCACCGTGCTCTGGAGCGGGCCTTCACCAGGCCGCTCGGCGCGCTGCCCCGCCTGCCCCCCTACCTGCCGTCTCAG ACGCTGGCTCTTCTGGCGGAGGTGGCCGTgctggaggaggaggtggtgcggctggaggagCAGGTGGTCAATTTCCGCCAAGGCATCTACCAGGAGGCCATCATCTTCTCCTCCGCCAAGAACGCGCACCtccccggcggcggcggcgagggatgCGTGCCGGCGCAGCCCATGCCGTCGAGCCCAACCCCAAATGCGGAGCTCTCTCCAACTGTTCGTCCGTCGCCGAACGGCAAGCAGACGCAGACGCCAAGAAAACCGACTCCCGGTCAGGCGAGCCAGGACGAGCACTCCGGCGTCTCCGGGGCCGGAAAGGAGAACCTGTCGTGCAGCAACACCTCGACGGCCAGAAACTGCCGCCTGCCGCCGTCGCAGAAGGTCGCCGCCAAATCCAGGGCGCCGGCGGCAGCGGCGCCAGAGAAACGCAGGGCTGCTCCTCAG GCGATCAGTACGGCGCCTGACCGGAAAAGGGCCGCAGACGCTGCCGGCAATGACTCGGAGAAGGCGGCGGCCCCGGACGGGTCGAGCGCGCCCAACAGGCTGTCGGAGGAGCTGCTGAGCTGCCTGCTGACCATCTACTCGCAGATGGGCTCGTCGTCGACAGCAGCGCCGGCCAGCGGGCAAGACGAGGAGCAGCAGCCGCTGTCCCCGTCGGTGTCAGGATCGTCGTCGGAGGACGCGTACCCGCAGGACCCCTACGGCATCCTGGAGCTGGGCGGGCGGGACGTCGGGCCCTACCGGCGGCTGCGCGTGGTCGACGCGGCGTCCTTCGACCGCGACGCGCTGGCCGGCAACACGCTCCTCGCCCGGAGACTGAG GGCGTTGCTCCGGAAGCTGGCCGCGGTTGACCTGGAGGGGCTCTCGCACCAGCAGAAGCTGGCCTTCTGGATCAACGTCTACAACTCCTGCATGATGAAT GCATTCCTGGAGCAAGGGATACCTACCACGCCCCACATGCTCGTGGCCATGATGCCGAAG GCGACGGTAGATGTGGGCGGGCGCACGCACAGCGCCATGTCCATCGAGCACTTCATCCTGCGCCTGCCCTACAGCGTCAAGCAC GTGAGCCCTGACGCCGAGGGAACCAAGGGCGGCGACGAGGCGGCGCGCGCTGGCGCGTTCGGACTGGAGTGGCCGGAGCCGCTCGTCACCTTCGCGCTCTCCTGCGGCAGCTGGTCCTCCCCCGCC GTGAGGGTGTACACGgcggcgcgggtggaggaggagCTGGAGGGCGCGAAGCGGGACTACCTGCAGGCGGCGGTGGGGGTGTCGGCGCCGGCGAGCCTGGCCATCCCCAAGCTGCTGCACTGGTACCTGCTCGACTTCGCCAAGGACGTGGACTCGCTCATGGACTGGGTGTGCGTGCAGCTGCCTCCCGAGCTGCAGCAGGGCGCCAtgcgcgccgtcgccgccgccgacgcaCGCCGCCGCATCCAGGTGCTGCCCTACGAGTTCCGGTTCAGGTACCTCCTCGCCGCGTGA